A window of Clostridium botulinum BKT015925 contains these coding sequences:
- a CDS encoding elongator complex protein 3 produces MKKESSRHYIIPIFVPHEGCPHDCVFCNQNSITGSSSKVDKNFVENTIEEYLKTINKENSIIEVSFFGGTFTAIDINKQNELLSVAKRYKDLGKIDYIHLSTRPDYIDDNILRNLKDYSADVIELGVQSLDDEVLLKSGRGHTVDDVVKASQLIKEYGFVLGLQVMLGLPGDNFEKDIYTAKKIIELKPEIARIYPALVVKNTPMETMYINNKYKPYTLEEAIEVGQIVYSMLVANDINVIRVGLQPTEEINYGGELIAGPFHPAFRELIQGSIYNNILLEEINKLNTDEIIVHINNKDISKLYAYKKKFFNDMISCVNTKKVIVLQDKLIEKESIVIENDEKDIKISLKEILQKKYKEGYLEIL; encoded by the coding sequence ATGAAAAAAGAATCTAGTAGACATTATATAATTCCTATATTTGTCCCTCATGAGGGATGTCCTCATGATTGTGTGTTTTGTAATCAAAATTCTATAACAGGATCTTCAAGTAAAGTAGATAAAAATTTTGTTGAAAATACTATAGAAGAGTATTTAAAAACAATAAATAAAGAAAATTCTATTATAGAGGTTTCATTTTTTGGAGGAACTTTTACTGCTATAGATATAAATAAGCAAAATGAACTATTAAGTGTTGCTAAACGCTATAAAGATTTAGGTAAAATAGATTATATACATTTATCTACTAGACCTGATTATATAGATGATAATATATTGAGAAATTTAAAGGATTATTCTGCAGATGTAATAGAATTAGGGGTTCAGTCATTAGACGATGAAGTTCTTTTAAAATCAGGCAGAGGACATACTGTTGATGATGTTGTAAAAGCATCACAACTTATTAAAGAGTATGGTTTTGTGTTAGGACTTCAAGTAATGTTAGGATTACCAGGAGATAACTTTGAAAAAGACATATATACTGCGAAAAAGATAATAGAGTTGAAACCTGAAATAGCAAGAATTTATCCTGCATTAGTTGTTAAAAATACTCCTATGGAAACTATGTACATAAATAATAAATATAAGCCTTATACATTAGAAGAAGCTATTGAAGTAGGACAGATAGTATATTCTATGCTAGTTGCTAATGACATAAATGTCATTAGAGTTGGACTTCAACCTACAGAAGAAATAAATTATGGTGGAGAGTTAATTGCTGGACCGTTTCATCCTGCTTTTAGAGAATTAATACAAGGAAGTATATATAATAATATACTTTTAGAAGAAATTAATAAACTTAATACTGATGAAATAATAGTTCATATTAATAATAAAGATATTTCAAAATTATATGCATACAAAAAGAAATTTTTTAATGATATGATTTCTTGTGTTAATACAAAAAAAGTCATTGTTTTACAAGATAAACTTATAGAAAAAGAAAGTATTGTGATAGAAAATGACGAAAAAGATATAAAAATATCACTAAAAGAAATTTTGCAAAAAAAGTATAAAGAAGGATATTTGGAAATTTTATAG